The DNA segment CGTTGTATAGATTGATCAGGATTGCTTTTCGATCTTCGTAGCCAGATGTCTTTGGATAGGTTTCACCCAAAGCCGAGATATATTTTGACAGCTTATACCTGTCATTTGGGCTCTGGAACCATGTGGCATAGTCTATACCTTCGGCTTTGGCATAGACAGACAACAACTCTGCATATGGCTGATGGAGGCCTGATTCATTTTCATTCGCAACCATGAGCGTGGCAGATAGAGCAGCAGCTACAAAAGTAGATTTAAAGAGATGACGAAATGGGCTCATATGGTTTTGATTCGTATTCGGTTTCTTTATTCCCGTTTCATCAGTGCTAGGAGATTCTGTCTCAGACTACATCTAACCTCATCGACGTTTTGCCTTTTCATACACTAAAGAGCTATCCACGGTCTGTGAGTATGCAGCCAGACGATGCTCACGGTTCTTTTTCAAATCATCCTGTGTCTTCTCAGGACTTACACGCCCTGGTCACTGAAGAGACGCGTTCAATATTGCAAAAAACAATCGACTCTATCGGTGCGGATGAGGGCAGTCTCTGGTGGTATGATCAGAGTGATGAGTCTCTTGTAGTGTGTATTAATACTGGACCAATGGCTGATGAATTGGAACTAAAGCTAAGTCAGACTCTAGATTCGGGAATTGTGAGCATGGTGTTTCACAGCGGAGAAGGTGTGGTTGCTAATGATGTGTCGTCACATCCCGACCATAGCAAACAGATCGACTTGGAATTGAGTCAATGCACCCAGGCGATGATGGTCGTGCCGATCTATTTATGGGGTGATCTGCGAGGTGTTGTCAGCGCAGTGATTCTCAATGAAACAGGGCGCTTTGGCCTGGGTCACCTCAAAGAAATGCATGACCTGAGTGCGATGTTATCGCGTTATTTAGAGGAAGATTGGAAAAAGAAGCCATGAACTCGTGGCAATCCGAGTCGATTTGGAGTTTTGATGAGACCCGTGCTGGAGACCTCGTCGATGCCATGCGTTCAAGTCGCGGAGATGGAATCTCTGTGGCTGTATTGGACTCGGGAGTGGATAGGGGACATCCTGCGTTGTGTCGCAATAGAGGAGGGGAGGACTTCAAGATCCATACAGACGATACTGTAGTTGCAGTAGATGCCCAGAATGCTGGGGATGCGTTCGGCCATGGTACTGCGGTTGCAGGAATTTTGTGTCTCCTGGCGCCTGGGGTGTGCCTGGATAGTTATCAAGTTTTGGACGGGCAAAATCGCGGTCGTGCCGGGGCTATTTCTTCTGCAGCGCATCATGCTATTCAATCGGGCTCTCAGGTGCTTCACTGCAGTTTTGGTAGCCCGCTTTTGCAGCGTCTTTGGGTTTACAAAGACTGGGTAGACCGTTCATATCGCGAAGGCTGTCGAATCGTTGCCGCGGCAAGTAATCGAGATATTCAGCAAGAGGAATATCCTTCCAGCTTCTCCTCGGTTTTTGGAGTTTCTGCTTCGGAGCGAAGGGCAAAACTGACGCTGTCTGCCCAGCCAGGAACCTTTATTGATCTAACGGTCCCAGGTGAGTGGGTTAACTGTCCCTGGAAAGGAGGCATCTGGCGTTCCATGACCGGTTCAAGTTTCGCCGCACCGATCGCGACTGCATTGATCGCGCGGGCCCTTGAAGTATGGCCTAACCTGGGCTTTTGGGAGCTGAAGGCAATGCTTATGCGCCTTGGCGAGCTAGAGATCCCGCTATCATGTCTTTTCGGTGAAGAAGTGATAACGGTTCTATTTCCAGATCTGTAACAAAAGATCAGGCGATACGCATCGAGCGGATAAGCACAGCTAGACGGTTGATGCCTTCGGGATCTTGATGCAGTTTGAGGCAGATAGATTTGCGCTCTTCTGCCCTCAGTTCACCTTGGGCTAGACGCGTTAATTCCTCATCGCTTACCGAAACAGGCGGCTCTTCGATGGTTTGCTGGCGACCTTCTGCATCGGGTGCCAGGTCCGCAATTAAGGCGAACAAGTCTTCGAATTCATTGGTATTCATTACAATATTTAACGTGGTAACGACATATACGCGCCGAGAGTCGCGATTTGCATCAGAAAGTGAGTTTTCTTACCGATGCAGCTATTTTGAGCACATCGCTCCATTCAACTTCCAGCCAAGGCTCACGTTTTCGAATCAAATTTAGTGTCTCTTCACGGATTTGAACCGCAGCTTTCTGAGTTATTCGAGTAATACGGGCATTGGAGCAACCCCAACACCGTGCGACTTCTTGGCGTTGGATCCCCTCAAAGAAAATGAGCGTAAGGATAAGGCGTTCTTCCAACGGGATGGCTTCCAGTGCTTCTTTAAAGGCGTCTCGAATCATGCTGGTTACCAATTCCGTTTCAGCCCCTGGGGTTGTTTTATGTATTGGAGTTTCCTCGACCCTTCCGGGTGAAACCTCTGGCTCAGCAAGGTAGACGAGTCGCGACTGCTTGCGGTGGAAATCGATAAGGATGTTCAGCCCGATGGTAATGAACCAGGGTTTCAGTCCAGTCGCTCCAGTATATCGAGTCAAAATACTGATGCGCTCTGGATCTGAAGGAAAACACTTTTCCCAGATGCGGCTGATAACATCCTCTGCGTCCTGCTGCTTGACTTTACGGGAGAGGAAATACGCCATCAATCCATCCTGGATTTCTTTTATTTCTTCAGATGCACTACTGTCGCCGGCAAGCGCCCGCTCGGCGAGGTCAATATCTGCGATGTGTCGGCTCATTGGAGTGTTAAAAGATTTTTAACGTCATGAAGGGGCAAGCTATTTTAGTTCTGTAACGAAAGGATGGGTACGCAAAAACGCCTTCCGTCAGGAAGGCGTTTTTGAAGTGAGATAATACGAGAAGGGGCCCTTAGCTAACGACATTCACTTTTCGGTGAGCTTTGTCGAATTCCACTTTGCCGTCAGACAGAGCGAAGAGTGTATGATCACGGCCGATACCTACGTTTGCGCCCGGGTGGAAACGTGTACCACGCTGGCGAACGAGAATGTTTCCAGCTAATACAGCCTCGCCCCCATATTTCTTAATCCCGAGCATCTTGGGATTACTGTCGCGGCCGTTCTTAGAAGTTCCTTGTCCTTTTTTGTGTGCCATCGGAGGATAATTTTAGAATTGATTAGGTTATGCGGTGATTGATTCGACCTTGATCACGGAGAGCGATTGGCGGTGACCACGTTTGCGCTTGTAGCCTTGGCGGCGCTTTTTCTTGAAGACGGTGAGCTTCTTATCGAGCTTGTTTTCCAGAACTTTCACTGTGACCTTAGCACCTTCAACGAGAGGAGTGCCGATCTTGGGAGCCTCGGAATCATGGATCATCAACACTTCGTTGATATCGATGCTAGAGCCCTCCTCTGAGTCGCGGAGGCGAGAAACTTTGAGGATGTCGCCTTCAGAAACTGTAAATTGTTGTCCTTGCGTTTTAATTGTCGCTTTCATGGGAAAAGATTCGAAAAAGTCGGAAATCGACCACCTTGGCAAGAGTTTTGTAGAATCGAGGCCGGATTTCTCAGTTGTGGCCTAGATTTTGTCACCCGGATTTCTCTAATGTGGTAATCCAATCCGGCAGCTTTGCGTGGATTTTCACCTTCATGTTGGCCATTATGTTATAGAGGCCAAAATAGGCTCGATTTATGTAGAGCGCATGTGGGTTGCCGCGGCCAGAGCTAATAAGCTTCCACTCTTCATCTCGGCTCGTCTTTTCAGAAAACGCCGCGATCTCGTCCATGTATTTTGGATCCGCAAAGTCGAATTCCTGAGTGTGAAATGGGCGTCCGAGTAGCTCGATGGATTCGCGAAAGATCTCAACAAGTTTACGGCGCTCCGCAGGTCCATCGTCCGGGAAAACCAGATCCAACTTCTCGAGCATCTCGGTAAAGATCGCGTCGTCATAGAGGCGCTCACGATCCAGAAGCTGAAAATAATCGTAATAATAGTCGTCGGGAACAACCTTGACACAGCCGAAATCGATCACCCAAAGAGTATTGTCTTTTACGATGAAGTTGCCGTGGTGGGGATCGGCATGGAAAGCGCGTAGAGTATGAACCTGAAAGTGGTAGAACTCCCAAAGTGCTTGGCCAACGAGCTGACTTTCGGGGGAGCCGTCCATACGCTGAGCGTATTGATCGAGCATTTCACCCTCAATCCAGTCCATTGTGATAATACGCTCACTCGACATGTCGGGGTAATAATTCGGAAAACGGGTAAGCGGGAGGTCGGCAGATTTTTGTGACAGATCAACGGAACGCTGAAGTTCGAGGTGGTAGTCGGTTTCCTCTAAAAGGCGGGCTTCCATCTCGACAAAATATTTTTCTACATCTGCCGAAGTGAGGTTGAACATCCGTGTAGCGAAGGGCTTCACGATGCGAATGTCTGACTTCAAGCTCTCCGCGACTCCGGGATACTGGATTTTGACAGCATAGGTATGCCCATCGCGCGTGGCACGGTGGACTTGCCCAATCGAAGCCGCGTTGATTGCACTCCGGGAAAATGAATCGAACATTTCGTCTGGATGCTTCCCGAATTGCTTCTTGAAAGTCTGAACGACCAGCGGGAACGAAAGGGGCGGGGCCGAATATTGAGCCTGCGTGAATTGGTCCCGGAAAGCTTGCGGAATGATGTTTCGATCGAGGCTGAGAAGCTGCGCCACTTTCAATGGGCCACCTTTCAAGCGGCTAAAGGCTTCGTAGCTAGCCTTGGCGTTGTCTTGATTAAGTGTCTCCTTATCGGCTTTACCGACCGCCTTTTTGGCGAAGTGGCGTGCGTAATTGGAGCCTATTTTGACACCTGTTGATGCCAGAGTCGCCGCGCGTGAAATTTTGCTTTTGGGTATGCTGGATTGTTCCTGCATGGCTATTGGGCGGGTTTGCCTATGATGAACCGGGCGAAGTCGAAGATGCTGTCTAAGACCTGGTTTCCTGTGAGATCAAAGGCGAGATTTACGGACTTCTCAATGGCTGCATCGGTGCGCTCGAAGCCCTCAGATTCGTCATCCAAAAAGAATTGGGTGATCCAGAGCACGTGCCCGAAAAATGCCCTTGGGTAGAGATCGAGTAGCCGACCACGATCGGCGATGGAACCGTCCTCTTTTCCTGCTTCTACGACGCTCTCGGCAAATTCCGTAACCGCCGTTTCCATTTTTTGGAGCCGCTTACAACAGAGGCTTCCTGCTTCCCTCGGGAAGCGTTCGAGCGCAAACGTGCGGTAGTTTTTGAGGTTCTCTAAATAAGTGTAAGTAAACGCTAACCACTTTTCACGAGCACTGTAGCCAGCGTAGTCTTCATCTGCGTTCAATGTTTCAATGGTGCCGCTGACGACATTTCCCCAGATCGATGCCTCCAACACGGATAGTGAGGAAAATAGTTTATAAAAATCCACTTCAGCTATGCCGACGCCTTTGCAAAACTTCCACACAGTAACCGGTGGCTTTCCGTGTTCGAGCACGTGATCAATGTAAGCATCGATGAATCTATCTCGGTCCATATCGGCCATACATCAACATATCGGCACAGGTGTTGAGTCAAATGAGGCGAAGATTTGGAGATTTGCTACTCAGGTTAATAAGTGCTTATCTGATTCTGCTAGTTTGTTCTGCAGAATGGCGGAGAGAGCGGGATTCGAACCCGCGGTACCCCTTTTGGAGGTACGACTCTTTAGCA comes from the Opitutales bacterium genome and includes:
- a CDS encoding AarF/ABC1/UbiB kinase family protein, which gives rise to MQEQSSIPKSKISRAATLASTGVKIGSNYARHFAKKAVGKADKETLNQDNAKASYEAFSRLKGGPLKVAQLLSLDRNIIPQAFRDQFTQAQYSAPPLSFPLVVQTFKKQFGKHPDEMFDSFSRSAINAASIGQVHRATRDGHTYAVKIQYPGVAESLKSDIRIVKPFATRMFNLTSADVEKYFVEMEARLLEETDYHLELQRSVDLSQKSADLPLTRFPNYYPDMSSERIITMDWIEGEMLDQYAQRMDGSPESQLVGQALWEFYHFQVHTLRAFHADPHHGNFIVKDNTLWVIDFGCVKVVPDDYYYDYFQLLDRERLYDDAIFTEMLEKLDLVFPDDGPAERRKLVEIFRESIELLGRPFHTQEFDFADPKYMDEIAAFSEKTSRDEEWKLISSGRGNPHALYINRAYFGLYNIMANMKVKIHAKLPDWITTLEKSG
- a CDS encoding sigma-70 family RNA polymerase sigma factor, with amino-acid sequence MSRHIADIDLAERALAGDSSASEEIKEIQDGLMAYFLSRKVKQQDAEDVISRIWEKCFPSDPERISILTRYTGATGLKPWFITIGLNILIDFHRKQSRLVYLAEPEVSPGRVEETPIHKTTPGAETELVTSMIRDAFKEALEAIPLEERLILTLIFFEGIQRQEVARCWGCSNARITRITQKAAVQIREETLNLIRKREPWLEVEWSDVLKIAASVRKLTF
- a CDS encoding TetR/AcrR family transcriptional regulator produces the protein MDRDRFIDAYIDHVLEHGKPPVTVWKFCKGVGIAEVDFYKLFSSLSVLEASIWGNVVSGTIETLNADEDYAGYSAREKWLAFTYTYLENLKNYRTFALERFPREAGSLCCKRLQKMETAVTEFAESVVEAGKEDGSIADRGRLLDLYPRAFFGHVLWITQFFLDDESEGFERTDAAIEKSVNLAFDLTGNQVLDSIFDFARFIIGKPAQ
- a CDS encoding GAF domain-containing protein, whose amino-acid sequence is MQPDDAHGSFSNHPVSSQDLHALVTEETRSILQKTIDSIGADEGSLWWYDQSDESLVVCINTGPMADELELKLSQTLDSGIVSMVFHSGEGVVANDVSSHPDHSKQIDLELSQCTQAMMVVPIYLWGDLRGVVSAVILNETGRFGLGHLKEMHDLSAMLSRYLEEDWKKKP
- a CDS encoding S8 family serine peptidase; translation: MNSWQSESIWSFDETRAGDLVDAMRSSRGDGISVAVLDSGVDRGHPALCRNRGGEDFKIHTDDTVVAVDAQNAGDAFGHGTAVAGILCLLAPGVCLDSYQVLDGQNRGRAGAISSAAHHAIQSGSQVLHCSFGSPLLQRLWVYKDWVDRSYREGCRIVAAASNRDIQQEEYPSSFSSVFGVSASERRAKLTLSAQPGTFIDLTVPGEWVNCPWKGGIWRSMTGSSFAAPIATALIARALEVWPNLGFWELKAMLMRLGELEIPLSCLFGEEVITVLFPDL
- the rplU gene encoding 50S ribosomal protein L21, producing the protein MKATIKTQGQQFTVSEGDILKVSRLRDSEEGSSIDINEVLMIHDSEAPKIGTPLVEGAKVTVKVLENKLDKKLTVFKKKRRQGYKRKRGHRQSLSVIKVESITA
- the rpmA gene encoding 50S ribosomal protein L27, which gives rise to MAHKKGQGTSKNGRDSNPKMLGIKKYGGEAVLAGNILVRQRGTRFHPGANVGIGRDHTLFALSDGKVEFDKAHRKVNVVS